DNA sequence from the Daphnia pulex isolate KAP4 chromosome 8, ASM2113471v1 genome:
AGgtaggtatttttttaaattgttgcaTCTCAGTTCATTAGAATAATAGTCTCACATAGCTCAAACTCTCTTAATAGGATTTGTTCAACAGTTAAAGGAATATGAACCTATCTACAAAGCAAACTGGAGTGTAACAAACAATGGTCAGTGCTCAAGGGAGCAAAGCACTTGGAAACGGAAGCGAGACAGTATCGAAAATGACGATGCTATGGACGAGTGACGCGTTATCCGACATGAGAATCAATAAAAACGTTTTGCGTATGCtgcacaattttttcttgactGTTCCTTGAAGGAATAAAACAAGTGATTTTCAAATGGTTTGCAATCTTTTTAAGTCGATTACCGGTCCAAAGCTTTAATCCATTTATTTGACGACTAATAATTCAATGCAGTCTAGGAATATCAATCCAGCACCtaatattttacctaaatACTCCCATACGATACGGTATTTAAGTTTCTATCTTCAATTGTATTGCAACAACTAATCTAAGTGTAAATTACCGTCGAAGCATTTTATTTAGTCCAACGAAGGTAAAGtatttgtttaaactattGCGATTGAGTTCACTGGAATATTTACAGATTCTATTCAACACTTGAAGGAATGTGAACCCATCTACCGCGCAAACTGAAGTGTAACAATTGCTCAAAAGAGTAAAGAACTTGAAAACGACCGAGACAGTAGGTATCGACGACGCTTTATATGGACGGTTGACATCCTGTATAAAATATGggacaaaatgttttcccgtTCTTGGCTGTGCCTCGACCCAATGATaagagtatttttttttctttcagaaactTTCGATCGGTGATTTATTCGAATTAATATACTAGAAACGAGACTTGCTGAATCAAAATCGCCGACCAAATAGACCACGGGCAACAGATGTAGCTGGTagaatttgtttctcttgatTCATTCGTTCCATCAGTTCCTGTTGTTCCTGCACAGCAACAAAATTgggtaaaaacaaatttaagaatTGGATGATGGATTTACACTTACTTGAAGTTTCCGTTGATTTTCCCGAAATGCTTCGATAGGATCGTCGAATTGGTTGTAGAAATCCAGCACTTCTCGCACATCTTGGACTTCTGACGTAGCAATTGCTATTCACCAGTAAAATGCGTTACTTCattagtatttttttcataCTATTTCTTAGAAGGACATTTACTTTTCAATAGTAGAGCCAAGTCGACAAGGGTCCTGTCATCATCGTTACCCTTCCATTCTTTAATTCTAAGTGCATTACGAGGATGCGATTTGACTGACTGGGTGTTCCAATCGAGGACAATCACTTTTGATGGATCGCGATTGATGCAGTCAAGATCTTTCACGTGATGACCATCAACATACCGAGTAGCGTCGCGGAAGAGTCGGTACATGATGTAACCGTTGGGATCCAAGGCGTCTAATATGGGAAAGGCCGTCTAAAGAggtaaagaaatttaattattttgtaccGAGaacgtgaaatttaaaaatggtaCTTACAAAGGCTTGTTCAGCCGTGTAGACAACCACTTCAAATGCGGGTGGACCCACttgtgccaaaaaaaaatctattcctGGCCTCTTCTTAAACCTCCAACCAGTTTGATACTGAAattaagagagagagcaaatgATTATgatgtttcatttgaaatgcATACAGTTCAACTGATTAATTACTGTCCAATCTGGGTGGACTAGAACACCAGTCATTTCCAAGATTAATGTGTAAGGAGGCTGATAATATGGCTCTTTCAGAGGATCAGGTAAAAGTTTATCTCTTGAAGGGTCTCTAATCATCTGaaaagaaagccaaaaacaatattaaaattaattgaaatgttttaaaaatctgaCAGTCAGAGATGCTTACTTGACTATAGTTCATTATGGCATTCCATGACCTAAGGATATATTGTAGTGCCAGAGGTTTTGAGCTGAATTGGTCTTCTATCACATTGCCCTCTTCATCTCTCTCTGGTGCTCCCCATGTGCCAACAATGTAACCACTTAGGCCGCTTAGTGTTACTCCAAAGAAAATAAGTGTGTATTTCATAGTTCTCCAACTAGCctctgcttcctttttctttttggcttcttcatcttcttcactgttgttttgttgttgttggccaggTGGAGAAGACTTCAGCTTTCCTTCGGTTTCATTTTGGGACTTTAAAACCTCTCCTGCAATTCCCATACCTTGAAATGAACCTAATATTGGACTAGCTGCAGCCGGTTTGttcgccgtcgtcgtctgtgTCTCGTTGCTGCTGTCGGACTTTTGGCTGTAACACCTAAACTGTAAGTGCCTGGTAGCTAAGAGAATGTTACTTATTTGCTTTGGTTGACACAGCACATTTTGGGGAATTGTCACTAGTCTGTGAAAATTTCCACAAGTCAATTTTGTACCACTTATTTGAGATAACTTTACGAAACTCGTGACATATCTGGAGGCAGccatttttcttgatatttttaattttctcaagAATCTTCTGCAACATTTGTGTAGTTGTCAGATTGCTTCTTTATTCCAACCGTcgggtaaaaaaattcaaaaatccaaaatcTATTTCCTAATTCCTATGGGTCTGTAAAATCTAAACGCGGTATATTGCGATTACGATTGTGAGTGCAGGATGCTGAGAACAAGAGATTTTGCATTCATATTTTCATGCCTTATTTTTGAATGGCCTTGCATTATTGCCGCCGCGATACTTCTTCGTctcaaatggaaaatgttaaaagtGTTCAGCTGTAGAAGGTAACATTTTATCGGTTTTATTTACATTCGGATTTCATACTTGACTGAATTATCTTGGTATAGTTAAAGTTAACCTTGTAGTTTCGTTTTCGACATTTTCAATAACGTTTTATTAGTGAGTGTGTCGGGGTCTCTAATGCTACTTGATATCACCGCGATGCAATCGGTTACATGTGATATGAATGCAAAGAATGCGCAAATGCAGGATTAATTTGTTGATAACATACAACTTATCGAGGATCAACAACCTCTTTATTGCCGCTATCGTGTAAAGTCCTCTTTAATAATTGCTCTCTCATCTCAGTGAAGCTCATTCTTTCCAGACTTGTAGTGAAATTTCATACCGTTCCTTGACTTTTCCCAGACGGTAACGTCGACCGATCCTTTTGTGAAAAGCCAAGTATGAGTTAATCCAAGACTTCTAATCTGAAGTCCAAATATTGCTACATACGATGTTATTGCTTCATCTTGTGTGATTGTTTTTAAGGTTCGACCTTCGTCAAAACTACTTATCACTGCATGTCAGTTTGTTGTGTACGTACCTTAAAACTAGTTCAATGCTGGTGAAACGGGTGCACTTGAATTTAAGATTCTAAGGTAGTCTATAGTTTCTCATGACTGAGTCCAAACACGTTCGGCCATGATTGGTaagttgttttcaaaatgccgctttttttgtatttaatttttacacatGAAATTCTCTAATTTAATGCTAAAACtttgttaaataagtaaaccatttttatttcttttacccATATAGAGGAAAATCAACTGGCTGTAACGTCTGCAAGTGGCGTCGTTTTTGCGATTCCTCCGGGTCATCCAGGCTGGATAGAATCAACATTTTGCAAGCGAGAATGCTCCAGATACGTTTGCAGCTCCGACAAAGGCCCACTGTGTACTTGCGGCCGAACGTGGACGTATCACAAGACTCACGGAATCAAAAATGTTGGCGTGTCGGAAGAAGTTTGGTCCCCTGCCCATCATACTGTCAGCAGCCCAACCGACTCTTATGGCACCATCGATTTCTTGGGCGGCCCACATCCCAATAAAGCTCAATTCATCCGGCTGGGCTTTGATTCAGGCACCGACCATATTTTTCAACTGCTGACCCGTGAATGGGGACTTGAATTACCTAAACTTGTCATCTCCGTACACGGTggcaaagttaattttaaacttaatcCACGACTCAAGCTCGTCTTCAAAGAGGGACTCCTTCGAGCAGCTAAAACTACGGGTACTAATTAACATTAGATGACTAACGAAGCTTTCACCTCATTTCCACTTCCGACAGGTGCATGGATCTTGACGGGTGGGACCAGTACGGGAGTGACTCATCATGTCGGCGATGCTTTGATATCAGAACGTTCTCCTCGATTACGAAGTGGCCGTGTCGTCAGTATCGGCGTCGCTCCCTGGGGTGTGGTGGAAAATCGAGCTTCACTGATCGGCCGGAAGAAGGATGTCGCCTATCAATCGATCGATCATCCGCGTTCCAAATTCGCTGCTCTCAACAATCGACACTCGTATTTTCTACTGGCTGACAACGGAACTGTGGGTCAGTTTTAATTGTTCATTTATCCGTGGATTGGTCATATTCAACTGTTTTCTCCAGGTCGTTATGGAGCGGAGATCGCCCTGCGGAGGAAACTGGAGAAATACATATCCAGCCAACGGCTTCCGGCTCGAACTAATTGTTCTATTCCTGTTGTCTGTTTGGTCGTTGAGGGCGGAATGGACACTATCAGGACCGTGCTGGAATACGTAACGGATTCGCCACCTGTTCCAGTAGTTGTGGTGGAAGGCTCAGGCCGGGCAGCTAATCTGATTTCCTTTGCGCACAAATACGCCAAAGAGATGGAGGAATCATCGACTGCTTTGGACGGAATACGAGAACAACTGCTGGCTGAAATCCAGAAAACATTCAATATCAGTCAGTCTCAGACGAATAAATTGCTTGCCGAACTTCTACAGTGCGTCGAAAATGTGGATCTCATCACCATTTTCAAACCGTCAGAGACCTCGGAATCAAAGTCACTGAATCAGCTGGATCGTGCCATTCTTTGTGCACTTTTCCGTGCCCGTTACTTGACAGCTGCCGAACAACTTAGTTTGGCTTTGGCTTGGAATCGAGTCGACATTGCCCGTTCCGAGATCTTCATTTACGGCCAAGAGTGGGCCGATGGAGCCCTGGAAGAAGCCATGATGGAAGCCTTGGCGAGAAATCGCGTGGACTTTGTAAAGTTGCTGCTGGAAATGGGTGTGCAAATGGCCAAATTCTTAACCATCCATCGATTGGAAGAACTTTATAATTCCAAACAAGGTCCAGCCAATACGCTGAGGTACATCGTTCGTGACGTCCGTCCACATTTGCCTCGCAACTATTCTTACAGTCTTATCGATATCGGCTTGGTCGTCAACAAGCTGATGGGCGGTGCTTATCGTTGCTCCTACACCCGACGGAAATTCCGTCACAGCTACACCGAcatgatgaaaaatttcacTAAAGAAACTCCGAGTCGCAATGTTCTAAACCATGGATTAAGGTAAGGATTGATAATGTCAAGTCTATGATTATCGATATCTTCACTAATCATAAAACGCTGTTCTTTGTTATCCAGTCAGTATATTGAATCCGGCCACCTGAGCCTCATTGAAGACCTTCAATATCATGTTGAGCCATCACACAATATGTTTACTCAGCCATTCAACGAACTTTTGGTTTGGTCCGTGTTGACCAAACGCCAAGATATGGCCAAGTTGATGTGGCACCATGGAGAAGAATCGTTGGCTAAAGCTCTGGTGGCCAGCAAACTCTACCAAGCCATGGCGATTGAAGCAGCTGATGACGATTTAGAAGTGGAAATTAGCGACGAGTTGCGCAGTTATGCGGCCGAATTTGATCGCGAGGCTCTCGAGTTGCTCGACTATTGTTACCGTCAAGATGACGACCTCGCCATGCAATTGCTGACCTGCGAATTGTCCAACTGGTCCCGGCAAACTTGCCTGAGGTTGGCGTTTGCGTGTAATCACCGAGAATTGCTGGCCCATCCAGGTTCTCAGTTGATTCTGGGTGATTTGTGGCTGGGCGGATTGCGGACTCGTCGCTCAACCAACTTGAAAATTGTTCTGGCCATCATCTGTCCACCACTGATCCTTCAATTGGAATTCAAATCGAAAGAAGAGCTCCAACTGATGCCGCAAACTGAAGAGGAGCACATGATCGACTTGAAAGACGAAGGCGATCCTTCTGAAATGAATCACCATTCTTCGTCCTGTAGCTCTTCACCGATCGTTTCCACGCAAACCGATCACATCAAAGCCAACAAAGCGAAACGTGCCAATACGTTCAAATGTGTTGAGCCCAGCAATAGTGACGATCCAGAATGTAACTTTTGCACTAACGACATAGACAGCGATAGTAATAACCTCCCTCCATCGCAAACTGACAGCATCGAAGGTGTTAAAAACATTCACAGCGAAACGATAGGTCCGGGATGTGCAGCgcttcaccaccaccatcagtTGCCATTTACTCGAAAGCTGTTGGAATTTTACGCAGCCCCCATTACCAAGTTCTGGACCTGGACCATCgcatatttcttctttctcgccGTTTACACGTACACTTTACTAATCCGTACACCTCCGAATCCGGAGTGGAACGAGTACTATGTCATAGTGTACATTGCCAGTTTCGGAAGTGAGAAAATACGAGAAATCTTGGCCAGCGAACCGGTCAACCTCAAACGTAAATTGCTCGTCTGGGCCTCGAGTATGTGGAACTGTTGCGATGCTTTCTTCATTGTCGAATTCTTTGTTGGCATGATTCTTCGCAACCACGAAAGCACATTAGATCATGGACGGGTTCTTTATTGTCTCAATATCGTTTATTGGTGagttaaaattcaataatagTTTCTTAAACTACACGATTAATTATTTGTGCTTGGCTTCTATTGAAACAGGTACATACGGATATTGACAATCTTGAGAGTGTCTAGATTTCTTGGTCCATTCGTCACTATGATCGGATGGATGCTCCAGCGGATGGTTTACTATGTTACTTTGATGTTGGTGGTGCTCATGTCGTACGGCGTCTTCCGCCAGTCGGTTCTGTTTCCTCACGAAGAATTTTCTTGGTTCCTGGTGCGCGACATCTTCTTCAAACCTTATTTCATGATATACGGAGAGCTGTTTGCCGACGACATTAATCCACCTTGCGGAAATGGAACCAACCCGGACGGATCCTTCAATCCGGACATGCCTCCTTGCGAGACTGGACGGTGGCTTAATCCACTCCTCATGACGGCCTATCTATTGATGATCAACATTCTGATGTTGAATTTGCTCATCGCTgtcttcaattccattttcttaaaaacCAATGTTCACTCGCACAAAATTTGGAAGTTTAATCGATTCGCCGTAGTTATGGAGTACGATCAGAAACCAGCTCTTCCGCCACCATTCATCGTCATGAACCATTTCCGTCTGTTTACCCAATGGTGTAGAAGACGATATGCAGGTTCGTTCAGCAAATTACTTTGCAATCTCAATTGATTCATggacttatttttaaatttatttttacaggagTGAAAGAGTCGTATGATTGCGGACTGAAACTTTTCCTCGACAAGGACAGTCTGGAAAGACTGAAcgattttgaagaagaatcGATGGAAGGGCTGGTCCGTGAAAGAGAAGTGAAACACAATCAAACGAACGAGGAACGCATTCGGCTGATTGGCCAACGATTGGACGGTTTGAATTCCAAATTTGACGATTCCCATCACCCAGATAACGCCCTTATTCTTGTGGATTCGCTTGAATCACGTCTCAATCTGTTGGAGAGAGCAATCGAACGTGCCACCAACACCTGTCTCGCCTTCAACGATTACGTCATCTCACAAGAGTCGTTTCGTCAGTCTTCTGGTGAAAAAACGTCATCAGTGACACCATCGGAAGCCACAACTGTGATAGCCAGCGCCCTAGATGGTGAAAAATGGACTTCTACTCCTCACCACTCGGACACATCTTCAAACAATTCCGATAATGAGCCGGTTGAAGGCGATGAAAGTGAACACGGCGATACAATGGCTCACAAAGATTCTTTTCCTAAAACGTTGGCAAGCGCTAATAAAATTGTGCGACGAGCATCTACTTCCCATCTACTCAATAGAAAGGTAACTGTCTAATCCGATTTCTTATTAATCCAACTCCAATTTTGGTTAATTGCTTATTTCTTTCAGCAAATGATTCTAAAGCGGCAATTGACGGAAGTACATGACGAGGAAGAAAACAACCGGAAAACAACAATGTCATCACTTTTATTCCGAGGTAATAGTCGAGAAAAGCATCGTCCCTTTGCGTCGGCCAAGGTGGTGGCCGAAGCCGAACGCCTGCGAGAGCTGGAAGGCGACGTATACCACATGATGGAAGGAGTTATTCGGAGGAGGCGTCATCGCGACTCGGAAAACTTGGATGCCTCCTTAGATGTAAATTTAACGTGTTATATAGTACCTATATTGAAACTGCCATATTCGATTGTCTCTACAGGAAATGATCCGTACAACACCTATTCAATTTGAAGAAATCGGCACTTCAACCGACGATGACGAGATGGATACAAATATTCTGGAATCGTTGGCCATCGACATCGAAGATTCTCCAATCATGCCAGAAGAGGCCACTCACGATGCACTCGATtccaacaaataattgatgCGTTGGTAGCACTTACTAAACTGGATTAGATACtaaaattttacaatcacaccGGAGCGCGTTTTTTGAATGTAAAGCTTCTGACTTTGacgttttttaataattatcaaAGAGAACAAGCCAAAAGGTTGTCGGAATCATGCTGATTTTATAGCCAAGTGAATAAAAGTTTCacaattgttttcaaataatcatttttacttttgatctTTCAATGATTTGTGTAACTTTATGTATTTTCCTTGTTCTGCAGTATTCCTTATTTCCTTGTTCCACGTTATTCCTTttatatttcccattttttctcttatctaGGTGCGTGGTTGTGTTATCCTCCTTCGAGTCTTCATCGCCTTCAGGCAGCGACAACCTTAAAAGAAGAGCCGCCAAAGTCAAACACTTTCTCCGTCGAGAAGAACGCAGTTGTGACAGCGAGGACACCCGGACACCCAGGTGAGTGAATGCAGTTTGAATCATTACAAGTTGGAAAacgtttttattgttctttaaaaaatgctgCGCACGTCGCAGTTTTTTCTAACGATGTTTCTGTCCTTGATTGTATTATAATTTTGGTagacagaaaagaaaccattttcagTATATTAAAATTATGTGATTTCACATCGTTGCCTTCTTACAGGACTAATATTAGAAACGTAGCAGCAGTTAGAATTTGACTTGGCGGAGCAGATTGAACTATAGGTTACTGAGATTTGAGTTTTCAAGGTCGGttgtgttattgttattattttttcaaggttCTCGCAGACGCCGACAGCACGTTTTTACTACAAACCGCACCTTATCCGAATACCGAAGTTCGAGCGTTCTTCAGTCGGCGGCCTGATGAGATGAGCAACATCTGAGGCATCCCAGCAACCGTGTGCGCATTGAAAGGAGAAGAATCTGAAAGTTGCGGATCGCAAATCCGAACTGTTACACGTAGGAAACAAAAAGACCAGTAACTGGAAAACGCAGTCTTCGCCGAGATGGCAACTGTTAAGGTTGCAGACACTTCAAGGTTGCCCGtacaaaaagtatttttaaaagtgcCAAATAACGGTgtgtttttattctgaaatttGTTGCCATTATTTAAAAGTGATTGTATTACTAACTTTATATCGACGTAGAAAAGTGCATCGAAATCACCCTGTTGAATATTAGAAATGGACTTGAAAACATGCCCGGTAGGTCGTTGTCTAGTGGATCGACTTTCGTGTTGCTTCCACTTACAGGATGCGGATGATGGAGAACATCCGCCAATTCCGGTATTATATCCTGCGAAAgatgtgaaacaaaaaaagtcacgGATCAAGATGGAAGTCATCATTCTTCTGCAAGGTAAGCCATTTCGTATCGATCTCCATGTACTATTCTTAATTACGTGATTTTGCTGTTATTTAAAGGTACCGGAGGTTCAGGAAAATCAACTTTCATCAAACAGATGCGCATTATTCACGGCGCCGGTTATTCTGAAGAGGACAAACGAGGTTTCATCAAAATCGTCTATCAAAACATATTCGTGGCTATGCAGAGCATGATTCAGGCTATGGACAAAATGCGCATCCCTTACGGAGAATCACTTAACAAAGTGGCATTACAAACTTTTAATTATAATtgtaataattctaaaaagtatttgattttttttttcaaatagaaaaatgctGAACTAGTAGAGTCAATTGACTACAGAATGGTCACAACTTTTGAAAGTCCTTATGTCGAAGCCATATGGGACTTGTGGCGGGATGCTGGTATTCAAGAGTGTTATGACCGGAGACGTGAATATCAACTCTCAGATTCTGCTAAATAGTAAGACAatcatctcctttttttcagcaacataaaacaaaagtatCGATTTCTGCTTGTAgtttataattatttgtttcgaGATAATTTGTTGATGCCAGAGAAGAGCGAAGTTGCAGAACTAATTCTTTGCacctttttctcccctcttgCGCTTTGACCCGATGCACAGCTATTTAGAAGCGCTAGACCGTATTGCCGCTCCGGATTATTTACCCACGCAACAAGATATTTTGCGCGTTCGTGTCCCCACGACGGGCATCATCGAATATCCATTCGACCTGCAGGAGATCCGCTTCAGGTACTACATAATTATATTCGCTTCAATAAAGACATTACCATTCTATGGGTGTGGCCTTACAGAATCGTGGACGTGGGAGGACAGCGATCCGAGCGACGGAAATGGATTCACTGTTTTGAAAACGTCACTTCCATCATCTTCCTCGCAGCACTAAGTAAAATTAGGAAAATAATACGACTAGACCTCGGGCCTAATTGTTTCTGTATAGGTGAGTTTGATCGAAATCTTTTCGAATCAGATAAAGAAAACCGGATGAAAGAATCCAGAGATTTATTCCACACCATCGTCACCTACACGTGGTTCCAGCACTCGTCAGTCATCCtctttttgaacaaaacaGATCTTctagaagagaaaattgttCATTCTCATTTGGTTGACTATTTCCCGGAATATGAAGgtatattgactttttttacGTTTCCTGCTAAAATCTCCGGTTAATTGTAATTAATTGCGCAAATTGGCAGGACCGAAACGTGATGCCATAGCAGCTCGGGAGTTTATCTTACAGATGTTTCTCAacataaaaattgattatgaAAAAATCATCTACTCCCACTTTACGTGCGCTACAGGTGTGgtattgttttcttattcgccgtaggagaaaaagaagtattcattttaaatacGTGATGCATTATCTTGTTTTTTGACAGACACTGAGAATATTCGATTCGTATTTGCCGCCGTTAAGGATTCCATACTACAACATATTTTACTCAAGTATAATTTAGTCTAATTCCTGATTCTTCAAAtgtatttgtaaaaattttcgTTCCTTTTCCACCACACTAATCAAGtaattaagtttaaaatatCTAACATTAAAtaccccttttttatttttaatatctaATCAGCTGTAACCAGCCCAGGAAAAACCCCAAATATGTGGTTTGAAAGTCAAATTATTTCTGTAAGtgtgtaataaaataatttcttaatcCAAACCGTATATTTGATCTAAATGAAGTTTCCTTTTGAAtgagattttcaaattgtacTATTGTCAATTGAGGTCAGACAGGAAGTTGGCTCAATACGGATCTATATGTTTTATCATGATTTATTGCGGTTCCCATCTAGCCACTGTGTACGTCCAATATCTCCAGAGATAATCGCGGACTTTGGACTTATGTTCTTATATAATCTGATATCAAATTACTTTGTTGTCTAGAGAACTAACAAGTTTACTGATATTCTTTATGCCCTTCTTTCTTATTAGCGACTATAGCTAGGCGACCATCAACAACAAAGCAGTATGACATATCTTTACGGCAAACCCATTCTCAGCTTACTATTTTTGGAAAgtataatatttcaaatcgTAAAACTTTGTAACACTATTTAACAACACCTCCGTAAATGTGTCACAGGTGCAGGTAGGACTACTTGTTGTTGCCACAAATCCATCAGCAGTTAACGCTGCGCACTTGACGAATGTCAATGGAAACGTCGGTCGTGAAACTTGTCCAGAAGATTATTCTCCATGTAGTTGCTCTGTGGCCTCGGAAGGCCTTACAATCGTTTGCTCTGAGGTGTCCGTTCAAGACGTGATTGACGTTTTTAACCGAACGACGGCTCGAGATTTGGACACATTCGGATTAACTTGGACGAGGTCTCCCCTGGAGTCTGTCACGATTCCGGCCGACCTTCTCGGAGGATCCCGTGCAAAGCTCATCGGTGTCTACTGTCCCAGTAAAATTGTGCCTCGAGTCCCGCTTCGCATGGATGACAACGCGTTCCGCTCGTCTCGTGACTACACCGACACTTTTCTCACATTCTACTGCGACTGGAGCCAACAGTTGGACTTGCAGTTCTTGGCCGGATTCAACAATCTTGCGATATTGGAGATTGGACTCGCCACTGAACTTCAAGCCATTGGGAGTCTGCCCACTTTGCCCGCACTCACGACGTTACACGTCATGGACAGTACGGGTTTAGTAGAATTTCCCGATCTGACTCCGTCTATTTTGAAAGCTCTCTTTT
Encoded proteins:
- the LOC124200931 gene encoding mitochondrial import inner membrane translocase subunit TIM50-C-like, which codes for MAASRYVTSFVKLSQISGTKLTCGNFHRLVTIPQNVLCQPKQISNILLATRHLQFRCYSQKSDSSNETQTTTANKPAAASPILGSFQGMGIAGEVLKSQNETEGKLKSSPPGQQQQNNSEEDEEAKKKKEAEASWRTMKYTLIFFGVTLSGLSGYIVGTWGAPERDEEGNVIEDQFSSKPLALQYILRSWNAIMNYSQMIRDPSRDKLLPDPLKEPYYQPPYTLILEMTGVLVHPDWTYQTGWRFKKRPGIDFFLAQVGPPAFEVVVYTAEQAFTAFPILDALDPNGYIMYRLFRDATRYVDGHHVKDLDCINRDPSKVIVLDWNTQSVKSHPRNALRIKEWKGNDDDRTLVDLALLLKTIATSEVQDVREVLDFYNQFDDPIEAFRENQRKLQEQQELMERMNQEKQILPATSVARGLFGRRF